The Thunnus thynnus chromosome 24, fThuThy2.1, whole genome shotgun sequence genome window below encodes:
- the LOC137177008 gene encoding uncharacterized protein isoform X2, translating into MLAGVCVSDIMSDLWTFSTSCPPPIIHHSSVSQSSPFSPSPPPVFSPSSLRNHGNLPHDKVNSHHLPYPQVSSPHLQHPQVTSPHLQHPQVTSPHLQHPQVTSPHLQHPQVTSPHLQHTQVTSPHLQHPQVTSPHLQHTLVTSPHHHHQHQVTSPHLAYPQVTSPHLAYPQVTSPHLQHPLVSSPHHHHQHQVTSPSLPHAQVTSPYLVPQSQESSPHHFQPQVTSPHLHQPQVTSPHLCQPQVTSPHLCQPQVTSPHLHQPQVTSPHLHQPQVTSPHLCQPQVTSPHHLLSSHNHDADLDHSNWSGSEPPSDLSYLLNNYSFSHQSQDTSYLDFHPQNQNQNQFNTDLTHHRPKLENINTLPYETQTLVSSNVYGQSNSPGPDADTWGSLEPALSQLQCSPLGSLSGGVPLGRRSSVEFRSLSAEDFSSNQFVPYSYHDSNATQPFCSPSTPGPSPHYPQTPAISSPGPQMHPRTERLGFQTQTSTQLNRDKTISCCLHESDSYAVTSDPSQHQLSQHVVLSQTEPIHNQSGLPDAASSLDSCFPPQGSGQDVGSAAQPPSLTAGLSWREESGGGRKRGRGRGRGRGGGGDSQPDLTWNWIKQPQHENLTKAPDSRLMCTVCKRDFRSLPALNGHMRSHSGFRSATWLNKGNNSSPPVQPSVSMVIPVSVPVQSKDMSKVCRSGQQRRCTRQSSATGGAVLYCSLMRLDTAKEEEETVARGGGKVASGGGDDSGGVVSGNGVVARGDGGRGHYTPPPMLCPLRAGPGLYCSLTTRRQQRAQTVQLHNSHNGLSDLVSMETAPPSPPGTLTTGINKPRINMGRGYQAEIPPLQDRKYAPSDSHDALLLWTPWDVLERPANQQRVEALLSMSRSSVVPGGGASPEHALHILSEARGDFLVSVEKLLSTPETSAGVMWSEAERKLMVKSLQLHQKDFSSVQKAVSFKLLFVQQIIKHELSPLDFLCCCLLCVQVQTKSVSQCVEFYYLWKKKLSLSSRTPAGLTVALPNKKGQRS; encoded by the exons atgttagcaggtgtgtgtgtgtctgacatcaTGTCTGACTTGTGGACATTCTCCACTTCCTGTCCTCCCCCCATCATCCATCACTCCTCTGTTTCACAGTCATCTCCTTTCAGTCCCTCACCTCCTCCAGTCTTCTCCCCCTCGTCACTCAGGAATCATGGCAACCTTCCTCATGACAAG GTGAACTCACATCACCTCCCTTATCCCCAGGTATCCTCCCCTCACCTTCAACATCCCCAGGTGACCTCCCCTCACCTTCAACATCCCCAGGTGACCTCCCCTCATCTTCAACATCCCCAGGTGACCTCCCCTCACCTTCAACATCCCCAGGTGACCTCCCCTCACCTTCAACATACCCAGGTGACCTCCCCTCACCTTCAACATCCCCAGGTGACCTCCCCTCACCTTCAACATACCCTTGTAACctcaccccaccaccaccatcagcaCCAGGTAACCTCCCCTCACCTTGCCTATCCCCAGGTAACCTCCCCTCACCTTGCCTATCCCCAGGTGACCTCCCCTCACCTTCAACATCCCCTTGTAAGCTCacctcaccaccaccatcagcaCCAGGTCACTTCTCCTTCCCTTCCTCATGCCCAGGTAACCTCCCCTTACCTTGTACCCCAGTCCCAGGAGTCCTCCCCTCACCACTTTCAGCCCCAGGTGACCTCCCCCCACCTCCATCAACCCCAGGTAACCTCCCCCCACCTCTGTCAACCCCAGGTAACCTCCCCCCACCTCTGTCAACCCCAGGTAACCTCCCCTCACCTCCATCAGCCCCAGGTGACCTCCCCTCACCTCCATCAGCCCCAGGTGACCTCCCCTCACCTCTGTCAGCCCCAGGTGACCTCCCCTCACCACCTCCTTTCCAGCCACAATCATGATGCAGATTTAGATCATTCAAACTGGAGCGGATCTGAACCACCATCTGATCTTTCCTACCTGCTCAACAACTACAGTTTCTCCCACCAG AGCCAGGATACATCATACTTGGATTTCCATccccagaaccagaaccagaaccagttCAATACTGATCTAACTCACCACAGACCCAAGTTggagaacataaacacactgcCCTACGAGACTCAAACACTCGTTTCTAGCAATGTGTACGGACAGAGCAACTCACCTGGTCCAGATGCGGACACCTGGGGGTCTCTGGAGCCAGCTCTCTCCCAGCTGCAGTGCTCTCCACTGGGATCCTTGTCTGGAGGAGTGCCCCTGGGGAGACGGAGTTCCGTGGAGTTCAGGTCATTGTCTGCAGAGGACTTCTCCAGCAACCAGTTTGTCCCCTACAGTTACCATGACAGTAATGCCACCCAGCCCTTCTGTAGCCCCTCTACCCCTGGTCCAAGTCCTCATTACCCTCAGACCCCTGCCATCTCCAGTCCTGGTCCTCAAATGCATCCCAGGACAGAGAGACTAGGGTTTCAAACACAGACATCCACACAGCTGAACAGAGATAAAACCATTAGTTGCTGTCTGCATGAGTCTGACAGCTatgctgtgacctctgaccccagcCAGCACCAACTGAGCCAACACGTTGTCCTGAGCCAAACTGAGCCAATCCATAACCAGTCGGGCCTCCCTGATGCTGCCAGTAGCCTAGACAGCTGTTTCCCTCCACAGGGAAGCGGCCAGGATGTCGGCAGTGCTGCCCAGCCTCCAAGCCTCACTGCTGGGCTGAGCTGGAGGGAAGAgtcaggaggaggaaggaaacgaggaagaggaagaggaagaggaagaggaggaggtggagataGTCAACCAGACTTGACCTGGAACTGG atcAAACAGCCTCAACATGAAAACCTCACGAAGGCTCCAGACTCCAG GCTGATGTGTACAGTGTGTAAACGTGACTTCAGGAGTTTGCCAGCGTTGAACGGTCACATGCGTTCCCACAGCGGCTTCAGATCAGCTACATGGTTGAACAag ggcAACAACTCCTCCCCACCTGTCCAACCctctgtttccatggtgataCCCGTCTCTGTGCCTGTCCAATCCAAAGACATGTCCAAGGTGTGTAGGAGTGGACAACAGAGGAGATGCACTCGCCAGTCTTCAGCCACCGGAGGCGCTGTGCTCTATTGCAGCCTGATGCGTCTCGACACTGccaaggaagaagaggaaacgGTTGCTAGGGGCGGTGGGAAAGTCGctagtggtggtggtgatgacaGTGGAGGAGTTGTCAGTGGTAACGGAGTGGTTGCCAGGGGTGATGGTGGCAGAGGTCACTACACTCCTCCTCCCATGCTGTGTCCTCTCAGGGCGGGGCCGGGGCTGTACTGCTCCCTCACCACcaggaggcagcagagagcgcaGACTGTGCAGCTCCACAACTCGCACA ATGGACTCAGTGACCTTGTTTCCATGGAGACagcccctccttctcctcctggAACACTAACGACAGGAATCAATAAGCC acGGATCAATATGGGACGGGGCTACCAGGCTGAGATCCCGCCCCTTCAGGACAGAAAATATGCCCCCTCTGACTCCCACGATGCACTGCTGCTGTGGACGCCGTGGGATGTACTGGAGCGTCCTGCCAATCAACAGAGAG TGGAAGCTCTCCTGTCGATGTCTCGCTCCAGCGTGGTGCCAGGGGGCGGGGCCAGCCCAGAGCACGCCCTCCACATCCTATCAGAGGCCAGAGGAGACTTCCTG GTTTCAGTGGAGAAGCTGCTGTCGACTCCCGAAACCT CAGCTGGTGTCATGTGGAGCGAAGCAGAGAGGAAGCTGATGGTTAAATCTCTGCAGCTTCATCAGAAAGACTTCAGCAGCGTCCAGAAAGCCGTGAGTTTTAAACTTCTGTTTGTCCAGCAGATCATCAAACATGAGCTGAGTCCGTTAgactttctttgttgttgtttgttgtgtgttcagGTTCAGACCAAGTCCGTCTCTCAGTGTGTGGAGTTTTATTATCTGTGGAAGAAGAAGCTGAGTCTGAGTTCGAGGACACCGGCCGGGCTGACTGTCGCTCTACCCAACAAAAAA ggTCAAAGGTCGTGA
- the LOC137177008 gene encoding uncharacterized protein isoform X1: MLAGVCVSDIMSDLWTFSTSCPPPIIHHSSVSQSSPFSPSPPPVFSPSSLRNHGNLPHDKVNSHHLPYPQVSSPHLQHPQVTSPHLQHPQVTSPHLQHPQVTSPHLQHPQVTSPHLQHTQVTSPHLQHPQVTSPHLQHTLVTSPHHHHQHQVTSPHLAYPQVTSPHLAYPQVTSPHLQHPLVSSPHHHHQHQVTSPSLPHAQVTSPYLVPQSQESSPHHFQPQVTSPHLHQPQVTSPHLCQPQVTSPHLCQPQVTSPHLHQPQVTSPHLHQPQVTSPHLCQPQVTSPHHLLSSHNHDADLDHSNWSGSEPPSDLSYLLNNYSFSHQSQDTSYLDFHPQNQNQNQFNTDLTHHRPKLENINTLPYETQTLVSSNVYGQSNSPGPDADTWGSLEPALSQLQCSPLGSLSGGVPLGRRSSVEFRSLSAEDFSSNQFVPYSYHDSNATQPFCSPSTPGPSPHYPQTPAISSPGPQMHPRTERLGFQTQTSTQLNRDKTISCCLHESDSYAVTSDPSQHQLSQHVVLSQTEPIHNQSGLPDAASSLDSCFPPQGSGQDVGSAAQPPSLTAGLSWREESGGGRKRGRGRGRGRGGGGDSQPDLTWNWIKQPQHENLTKAPDSRLMCTVCKRDFRSLPALNGHMRSHSGFRSATWLNKGNNSSPPVQPSVSMVIPVSVPVQSKDMSKVCRSGQQRRCTRQSSATGGAVLYCSLMRLDTAKEEEETVARGGGKVASGGGDDSGGVVSGNGVVARGDGGRGHYTPPPMLCPLRAGPGLYCSLTTRRQQRAQTVQLHNSHNGLSDLVSMETAPPSPPGTLTTGINKPRINMGRGYQAEIPPLQDRKYAPSDSHDALLLWTPWDVLERPANQQRVEALLSMSRSSVVPGGGASPEHALHILSEARGDFLVSVEKLLSTPETSDNSHSAGVMWSEAERKLMVKSLQLHQKDFSSVQKAVSFKLLFVQQIIKHELSPLDFLCCCLLCVQVQTKSVSQCVEFYYLWKKKLSLSSRTPAGLTVALPNKKGQRS, encoded by the exons atgttagcaggtgtgtgtgtgtctgacatcaTGTCTGACTTGTGGACATTCTCCACTTCCTGTCCTCCCCCCATCATCCATCACTCCTCTGTTTCACAGTCATCTCCTTTCAGTCCCTCACCTCCTCCAGTCTTCTCCCCCTCGTCACTCAGGAATCATGGCAACCTTCCTCATGACAAG GTGAACTCACATCACCTCCCTTATCCCCAGGTATCCTCCCCTCACCTTCAACATCCCCAGGTGACCTCCCCTCACCTTCAACATCCCCAGGTGACCTCCCCTCATCTTCAACATCCCCAGGTGACCTCCCCTCACCTTCAACATCCCCAGGTGACCTCCCCTCACCTTCAACATACCCAGGTGACCTCCCCTCACCTTCAACATCCCCAGGTGACCTCCCCTCACCTTCAACATACCCTTGTAACctcaccccaccaccaccatcagcaCCAGGTAACCTCCCCTCACCTTGCCTATCCCCAGGTAACCTCCCCTCACCTTGCCTATCCCCAGGTGACCTCCCCTCACCTTCAACATCCCCTTGTAAGCTCacctcaccaccaccatcagcaCCAGGTCACTTCTCCTTCCCTTCCTCATGCCCAGGTAACCTCCCCTTACCTTGTACCCCAGTCCCAGGAGTCCTCCCCTCACCACTTTCAGCCCCAGGTGACCTCCCCCCACCTCCATCAACCCCAGGTAACCTCCCCCCACCTCTGTCAACCCCAGGTAACCTCCCCCCACCTCTGTCAACCCCAGGTAACCTCCCCTCACCTCCATCAGCCCCAGGTGACCTCCCCTCACCTCCATCAGCCCCAGGTGACCTCCCCTCACCTCTGTCAGCCCCAGGTGACCTCCCCTCACCACCTCCTTTCCAGCCACAATCATGATGCAGATTTAGATCATTCAAACTGGAGCGGATCTGAACCACCATCTGATCTTTCCTACCTGCTCAACAACTACAGTTTCTCCCACCAG AGCCAGGATACATCATACTTGGATTTCCATccccagaaccagaaccagaaccagttCAATACTGATCTAACTCACCACAGACCCAAGTTggagaacataaacacactgcCCTACGAGACTCAAACACTCGTTTCTAGCAATGTGTACGGACAGAGCAACTCACCTGGTCCAGATGCGGACACCTGGGGGTCTCTGGAGCCAGCTCTCTCCCAGCTGCAGTGCTCTCCACTGGGATCCTTGTCTGGAGGAGTGCCCCTGGGGAGACGGAGTTCCGTGGAGTTCAGGTCATTGTCTGCAGAGGACTTCTCCAGCAACCAGTTTGTCCCCTACAGTTACCATGACAGTAATGCCACCCAGCCCTTCTGTAGCCCCTCTACCCCTGGTCCAAGTCCTCATTACCCTCAGACCCCTGCCATCTCCAGTCCTGGTCCTCAAATGCATCCCAGGACAGAGAGACTAGGGTTTCAAACACAGACATCCACACAGCTGAACAGAGATAAAACCATTAGTTGCTGTCTGCATGAGTCTGACAGCTatgctgtgacctctgaccccagcCAGCACCAACTGAGCCAACACGTTGTCCTGAGCCAAACTGAGCCAATCCATAACCAGTCGGGCCTCCCTGATGCTGCCAGTAGCCTAGACAGCTGTTTCCCTCCACAGGGAAGCGGCCAGGATGTCGGCAGTGCTGCCCAGCCTCCAAGCCTCACTGCTGGGCTGAGCTGGAGGGAAGAgtcaggaggaggaaggaaacgaggaagaggaagaggaagaggaagaggaggaggtggagataGTCAACCAGACTTGACCTGGAACTGG atcAAACAGCCTCAACATGAAAACCTCACGAAGGCTCCAGACTCCAG GCTGATGTGTACAGTGTGTAAACGTGACTTCAGGAGTTTGCCAGCGTTGAACGGTCACATGCGTTCCCACAGCGGCTTCAGATCAGCTACATGGTTGAACAag ggcAACAACTCCTCCCCACCTGTCCAACCctctgtttccatggtgataCCCGTCTCTGTGCCTGTCCAATCCAAAGACATGTCCAAGGTGTGTAGGAGTGGACAACAGAGGAGATGCACTCGCCAGTCTTCAGCCACCGGAGGCGCTGTGCTCTATTGCAGCCTGATGCGTCTCGACACTGccaaggaagaagaggaaacgGTTGCTAGGGGCGGTGGGAAAGTCGctagtggtggtggtgatgacaGTGGAGGAGTTGTCAGTGGTAACGGAGTGGTTGCCAGGGGTGATGGTGGCAGAGGTCACTACACTCCTCCTCCCATGCTGTGTCCTCTCAGGGCGGGGCCGGGGCTGTACTGCTCCCTCACCACcaggaggcagcagagagcgcaGACTGTGCAGCTCCACAACTCGCACA ATGGACTCAGTGACCTTGTTTCCATGGAGACagcccctccttctcctcctggAACACTAACGACAGGAATCAATAAGCC acGGATCAATATGGGACGGGGCTACCAGGCTGAGATCCCGCCCCTTCAGGACAGAAAATATGCCCCCTCTGACTCCCACGATGCACTGCTGCTGTGGACGCCGTGGGATGTACTGGAGCGTCCTGCCAATCAACAGAGAG TGGAAGCTCTCCTGTCGATGTCTCGCTCCAGCGTGGTGCCAGGGGGCGGGGCCAGCCCAGAGCACGCCCTCCACATCCTATCAGAGGCCAGAGGAGACTTCCTG GTTTCAGTGGAGAAGCTGCTGTCGACTCCCGAAACCTCCGACAACAGCCACTCAG CTGGTGTCATGTGGAGCGAAGCAGAGAGGAAGCTGATGGTTAAATCTCTGCAGCTTCATCAGAAAGACTTCAGCAGCGTCCAGAAAGCCGTGAGTTTTAAACTTCTGTTTGTCCAGCAGATCATCAAACATGAGCTGAGTCCGTTAgactttctttgttgttgtttgttgtgtgttcagGTTCAGACCAAGTCCGTCTCTCAGTGTGTGGAGTTTTATTATCTGTGGAAGAAGAAGCTGAGTCTGAGTTCGAGGACACCGGCCGGGCTGACTGTCGCTCTACCCAACAAAAAA ggTCAAAGGTCGTGA
- the LOC137177008 gene encoding uncharacterized protein isoform X3: MLAGVCVSDIMSDLWTFSTSCPPPIIHHSSVSQSSPFSPSPPPVFSPSSLRNHGNLPHDKVSSPHLQHPQVTSPHLQHPQVTSPHLQHPQVTSPHLQHPQVTSPHLQHTQVTSPHLQHPQVTSPHLQHTLVTSPHHHHQHQVTSPHLAYPQVTSPHLAYPQVTSPHLQHPLVSSPHHHHQHQVTSPSLPHAQVTSPYLVPQSQESSPHHFQPQVTSPHLHQPQVTSPHLCQPQVTSPHLCQPQVTSPHLHQPQVTSPHLHQPQVTSPHLCQPQVTSPHHLLSSHNHDADLDHSNWSGSEPPSDLSYLLNNYSFSHQSQDTSYLDFHPQNQNQNQFNTDLTHHRPKLENINTLPYETQTLVSSNVYGQSNSPGPDADTWGSLEPALSQLQCSPLGSLSGGVPLGRRSSVEFRSLSAEDFSSNQFVPYSYHDSNATQPFCSPSTPGPSPHYPQTPAISSPGPQMHPRTERLGFQTQTSTQLNRDKTISCCLHESDSYAVTSDPSQHQLSQHVVLSQTEPIHNQSGLPDAASSLDSCFPPQGSGQDVGSAAQPPSLTAGLSWREESGGGRKRGRGRGRGRGGGGDSQPDLTWNWIKQPQHENLTKAPDSRLMCTVCKRDFRSLPALNGHMRSHSGFRSATWLNKGNNSSPPVQPSVSMVIPVSVPVQSKDMSKVCRSGQQRRCTRQSSATGGAVLYCSLMRLDTAKEEEETVARGGGKVASGGGDDSGGVVSGNGVVARGDGGRGHYTPPPMLCPLRAGPGLYCSLTTRRQQRAQTVQLHNSHNGLSDLVSMETAPPSPPGTLTTGINKPRINMGRGYQAEIPPLQDRKYAPSDSHDALLLWTPWDVLERPANQQRVEALLSMSRSSVVPGGGASPEHALHILSEARGDFLVSVEKLLSTPETSDNSHSAGVMWSEAERKLMVKSLQLHQKDFSSVQKAVSFKLLFVQQIIKHELSPLDFLCCCLLCVQVQTKSVSQCVEFYYLWKKKLSLSSRTPAGLTVALPNKKGQRS; the protein is encoded by the exons atgttagcaggtgtgtgtgtgtctgacatcaTGTCTGACTTGTGGACATTCTCCACTTCCTGTCCTCCCCCCATCATCCATCACTCCTCTGTTTCACAGTCATCTCCTTTCAGTCCCTCACCTCCTCCAGTCTTCTCCCCCTCGTCACTCAGGAATCATGGCAACCTTCCTCATGACAAG GTATCCTCCCCTCACCTTCAACATCCCCAGGTGACCTCCCCTCACCTTCAACATCCCCAGGTGACCTCCCCTCATCTTCAACATCCCCAGGTGACCTCCCCTCACCTTCAACATCCCCAGGTGACCTCCCCTCACCTTCAACATACCCAGGTGACCTCCCCTCACCTTCAACATCCCCAGGTGACCTCCCCTCACCTTCAACATACCCTTGTAACctcaccccaccaccaccatcagcaCCAGGTAACCTCCCCTCACCTTGCCTATCCCCAGGTAACCTCCCCTCACCTTGCCTATCCCCAGGTGACCTCCCCTCACCTTCAACATCCCCTTGTAAGCTCacctcaccaccaccatcagcaCCAGGTCACTTCTCCTTCCCTTCCTCATGCCCAGGTAACCTCCCCTTACCTTGTACCCCAGTCCCAGGAGTCCTCCCCTCACCACTTTCAGCCCCAGGTGACCTCCCCCCACCTCCATCAACCCCAGGTAACCTCCCCCCACCTCTGTCAACCCCAGGTAACCTCCCCCCACCTCTGTCAACCCCAGGTAACCTCCCCTCACCTCCATCAGCCCCAGGTGACCTCCCCTCACCTCCATCAGCCCCAGGTGACCTCCCCTCACCTCTGTCAGCCCCAGGTGACCTCCCCTCACCACCTCCTTTCCAGCCACAATCATGATGCAGATTTAGATCATTCAAACTGGAGCGGATCTGAACCACCATCTGATCTTTCCTACCTGCTCAACAACTACAGTTTCTCCCACCAG AGCCAGGATACATCATACTTGGATTTCCATccccagaaccagaaccagaaccagttCAATACTGATCTAACTCACCACAGACCCAAGTTggagaacataaacacactgcCCTACGAGACTCAAACACTCGTTTCTAGCAATGTGTACGGACAGAGCAACTCACCTGGTCCAGATGCGGACACCTGGGGGTCTCTGGAGCCAGCTCTCTCCCAGCTGCAGTGCTCTCCACTGGGATCCTTGTCTGGAGGAGTGCCCCTGGGGAGACGGAGTTCCGTGGAGTTCAGGTCATTGTCTGCAGAGGACTTCTCCAGCAACCAGTTTGTCCCCTACAGTTACCATGACAGTAATGCCACCCAGCCCTTCTGTAGCCCCTCTACCCCTGGTCCAAGTCCTCATTACCCTCAGACCCCTGCCATCTCCAGTCCTGGTCCTCAAATGCATCCCAGGACAGAGAGACTAGGGTTTCAAACACAGACATCCACACAGCTGAACAGAGATAAAACCATTAGTTGCTGTCTGCATGAGTCTGACAGCTatgctgtgacctctgaccccagcCAGCACCAACTGAGCCAACACGTTGTCCTGAGCCAAACTGAGCCAATCCATAACCAGTCGGGCCTCCCTGATGCTGCCAGTAGCCTAGACAGCTGTTTCCCTCCACAGGGAAGCGGCCAGGATGTCGGCAGTGCTGCCCAGCCTCCAAGCCTCACTGCTGGGCTGAGCTGGAGGGAAGAgtcaggaggaggaaggaaacgaggaagaggaagaggaagaggaagaggaggaggtggagataGTCAACCAGACTTGACCTGGAACTGG atcAAACAGCCTCAACATGAAAACCTCACGAAGGCTCCAGACTCCAG GCTGATGTGTACAGTGTGTAAACGTGACTTCAGGAGTTTGCCAGCGTTGAACGGTCACATGCGTTCCCACAGCGGCTTCAGATCAGCTACATGGTTGAACAag ggcAACAACTCCTCCCCACCTGTCCAACCctctgtttccatggtgataCCCGTCTCTGTGCCTGTCCAATCCAAAGACATGTCCAAGGTGTGTAGGAGTGGACAACAGAGGAGATGCACTCGCCAGTCTTCAGCCACCGGAGGCGCTGTGCTCTATTGCAGCCTGATGCGTCTCGACACTGccaaggaagaagaggaaacgGTTGCTAGGGGCGGTGGGAAAGTCGctagtggtggtggtgatgacaGTGGAGGAGTTGTCAGTGGTAACGGAGTGGTTGCCAGGGGTGATGGTGGCAGAGGTCACTACACTCCTCCTCCCATGCTGTGTCCTCTCAGGGCGGGGCCGGGGCTGTACTGCTCCCTCACCACcaggaggcagcagagagcgcaGACTGTGCAGCTCCACAACTCGCACA ATGGACTCAGTGACCTTGTTTCCATGGAGACagcccctccttctcctcctggAACACTAACGACAGGAATCAATAAGCC acGGATCAATATGGGACGGGGCTACCAGGCTGAGATCCCGCCCCTTCAGGACAGAAAATATGCCCCCTCTGACTCCCACGATGCACTGCTGCTGTGGACGCCGTGGGATGTACTGGAGCGTCCTGCCAATCAACAGAGAG TGGAAGCTCTCCTGTCGATGTCTCGCTCCAGCGTGGTGCCAGGGGGCGGGGCCAGCCCAGAGCACGCCCTCCACATCCTATCAGAGGCCAGAGGAGACTTCCTG GTTTCAGTGGAGAAGCTGCTGTCGACTCCCGAAACCTCCGACAACAGCCACTCAG CTGGTGTCATGTGGAGCGAAGCAGAGAGGAAGCTGATGGTTAAATCTCTGCAGCTTCATCAGAAAGACTTCAGCAGCGTCCAGAAAGCCGTGAGTTTTAAACTTCTGTTTGTCCAGCAGATCATCAAACATGAGCTGAGTCCGTTAgactttctttgttgttgtttgttgtgtgttcagGTTCAGACCAAGTCCGTCTCTCAGTGTGTGGAGTTTTATTATCTGTGGAAGAAGAAGCTGAGTCTGAGTTCGAGGACACCGGCCGGGCTGACTGTCGCTCTACCCAACAAAAAA ggTCAAAGGTCGTGA